A segment of the Geitlerinema sp. PCC 9228 genome:
TCGCAACCAGTCGAAAATTCGGTCGAGTTCGTCGAGGCTGACCAAACCGTATTGCCAGAGAACGATGGGCAGTTGGTTGGTGGACGATTCTGACTGGCGCAAGGCCAGTTCGATGTCGGGGTGGGGAATGGCCAGTTCTTCCCGCAGGAATTGGATGAGTTGGGGCAAAACGTTAAATTTCATGGCAGTTGTTTTGAGAAATATTTTGAGGGTTGAACAATGATTGCGCTACCAGCGCATTTTCAGTATGCCGTTTTCCCACAGCCCACCTTGCGATCGCATCCCATACCCAATTGCGATCGCGATCGGTGTACACTGCGATCGTAAACCGCCCATCTCCCGCCATATCCGTTTTCACGCCGCAGTGCCCCCCAACAGCCGCCCCCGCACAGGGGCAGCGCAAATATTTCATAATGCTACGTTGTCCAAAAAA
Coding sequences within it:
- a CDS encoding DUF2949 domain-containing protein; protein product: MKFNVLPQLIQFLREELAIPHPDIELALRQSESSTNQLPIVLWQYGLVSLDELDRIFDWLRTA